From Myxococcus guangdongensis, the proteins below share one genomic window:
- the sppA gene encoding signal peptide peptidase SppA, which produces MKRFLIGALAVIGAMSVLFVVGLVALVVLASSSRPSVPSNLVLELDLSKPLAESSSADSLAGAFGEDPLTVRDVVDALEKAGEDSRVKSLVVRVGTSPGSPATTQELRDAVKAFRAKGKKAVAYTDSFGEEGNATGAYYFASAFDEIYMQPSGSVNVIGLAFETPFARDALAKLGVTPRFDKRYEFKNAVNSYTEQGYTPEHLLATERFAGSLYGQMVRGIAEGRGLKEDEVRALIDRAPLLAPEAVDGKLLNGLLYRDEVYAAQKAAAGDGAELLYVKKYLDRAGRPNTTGDTIALVYGVGTISRGQSDSSPFGEQALGGDSVAAALRKAAQDSQVKAIIFRVDSPGGSYVASDTVRREVQRAREAGKPVIATMGTYAASGGYYFAMDADKIVAQPGTLTGSIGVYTGKFVTHGFWEKLGVNFDTVAFGKNATLDSSDADYTPEQQARVDAELDRIYTDFTTRAASARKMPVEKLQGLAKGRVWTGEDALENGLVDALGGYPKALELAREAAKLPADAKVRVEEYPRKKSPAEVLSSMLGETGDNSDDEASATTSLATPWAPWVEATRVVHEVGVRMGVFAPERGSLHAPIPQTRW; this is translated from the coding sequence ATGAAACGCTTTCTCATCGGCGCGCTGGCCGTCATCGGCGCGATGTCCGTCCTCTTCGTGGTGGGCCTGGTGGCCCTGGTGGTGCTCGCGTCGTCGAGCCGTCCCAGCGTGCCGTCCAACCTCGTGTTGGAGCTGGACCTGTCGAAGCCGCTCGCGGAGAGCAGCTCCGCGGACTCGCTGGCCGGGGCCTTCGGCGAGGACCCGCTCACCGTGCGCGACGTGGTGGACGCGCTGGAGAAGGCGGGCGAGGACTCGCGGGTGAAGTCGCTGGTGGTGCGCGTGGGCACCAGCCCCGGCAGCCCCGCGACGACGCAGGAGCTGCGGGACGCGGTGAAGGCGTTCCGGGCCAAGGGCAAGAAGGCCGTCGCCTACACGGACTCGTTCGGCGAGGAGGGCAACGCGACGGGCGCGTACTACTTCGCGTCGGCGTTCGATGAAATCTACATGCAGCCGTCCGGCAGCGTGAACGTCATCGGCCTCGCGTTCGAGACGCCCTTCGCGCGCGACGCGCTGGCGAAGCTGGGCGTCACGCCGCGCTTCGACAAGCGCTACGAGTTCAAGAACGCGGTCAACAGCTACACCGAGCAGGGCTACACGCCCGAGCACCTGCTGGCCACGGAGCGCTTCGCGGGCAGCCTCTACGGGCAGATGGTGCGCGGCATCGCCGAGGGGCGCGGGCTGAAGGAGGACGAGGTGCGCGCGCTCATCGACCGGGCGCCGCTGCTCGCGCCGGAGGCGGTGGACGGCAAGCTGCTCAACGGGCTGCTCTACCGCGACGAGGTCTACGCCGCGCAGAAGGCCGCGGCGGGTGACGGCGCGGAGCTGTTGTATGTGAAGAAGTACCTGGACCGCGCGGGCCGGCCGAACACCACGGGCGACACCATCGCGCTCGTGTACGGCGTGGGCACCATCTCGCGGGGCCAGAGCGACTCCAGCCCCTTCGGTGAGCAGGCGCTCGGCGGTGACAGCGTGGCGGCGGCGCTGCGCAAGGCGGCGCAGGACTCGCAGGTGAAGGCCATCATCTTCCGCGTGGACAGCCCCGGCGGCAGCTACGTGGCCAGCGACACCGTGCGCCGCGAGGTGCAGCGCGCTCGCGAGGCGGGCAAGCCCGTCATCGCCACCATGGGCACGTACGCGGCCAGCGGCGGCTACTACTTCGCCATGGACGCGGACAAGATTGTCGCCCAGCCCGGCACGCTGACGGGCAGCATCGGCGTGTACACCGGCAAGTTCGTCACCCACGGCTTCTGGGAGAAGCTCGGCGTCAACTTCGACACGGTGGCCTTCGGGAAGAACGCCACGCTGGACAGCTCGGACGCCGACTACACGCCGGAGCAGCAGGCGCGCGTGGACGCGGAGCTGGACCGCATCTACACGGACTTCACCACGCGCGCGGCGAGCGCCCGGAAGATGCCGGTGGAGAAGCTGCAGGGCCTGGCCAAGGGCCGCGTGTGGACGGGTGAGGACGCGCTGGAGAACGGCCTGGTGGACGCGCTCGGCGGCTACCCCAAGGCGCTGGAGCTGGCGCGTGAGGCCGCGAAGCTCCCCGCCGACGCCAAGGTCCGGGTCGAGGAGTACCCGCGCAAGAAGAGCCCCGCGGAGGTGCTGTCCTCCATGCTGGGAGAGACGGGCGACAACAGCGATGACGAGGCCTCCGCCACCACGTCACTCGCGACGCCGTGGGCGCCGTGGGTGGAGGCCACGCGCGTGGTGCACGAGGTGGGCGTGCGCATGGGTGTCTTCGCACCGGAGCGTGGCTCGCTCCACGCGCCGATTCCGCAGACGCGCTGGTAG